From a region of the Dickeya poaceiphila genome:
- a CDS encoding ABC transporter permease subunit — MADSDGLAYRDRRRALIDRLTRRIVVGSGWLVLLALLLIFFYLLYVVIPLFSQASVRQLAPVAVDMREPALALGISDNGRWAFRVDAAGYGEFIALERGQAVARAPLAKAVTLAAMSVGERPLLVLGQADGALSVVRPELPLSGVSTPQWRHPLGEQPLQLVGAVQPLRQLAVTESDAVPIVAIIDGDNQLQLYTLTTVGAQSVSQVTLTEPVEQLVLTPDGQQLYTLNGHRLTVWRLREQVLTARETVVLPGAAPLSLSLLAGGHSLLVKSADGDISQWSDIPTTVGPRLSELRTFPIHGRQLQLVTEPRRRVFATLDPQGNFSLFASKQSDELISTSLVPQARLAVFSPLGRALLVETDSGLQPYQLDNAYPDVGWRGLWQQLWYESYPAADYVWQPTAADDSYQAKFSLVPLLVGTFKAALYAMLFAAPLALAAAIYTACFMTPTLRRWIKPAMEIMGALPTVVIGLIAALWLAPHMATYLAAILLLPPLWGLAVLGCGWSLEQLPARWRRGVSAGWDALLLIPAMLLMLALACWLGPWLELRLLGQPLWQWMGDHFSQRNTLVAGVALGFALIPLIFSLAEDALFSVPTRLSQGSLALGATAWQTLWRVVLPSASSGIFAALMLSFGRAVGETMIVLMATGNTPVMDNSLFQGLRSLAANIAIEMPEAAMSSAHYRVLFLAALVLFMFTFVVNSLAEVIRQRLRRRYRDEGDLS; from the coding sequence ATGGCGGACTCAGACGGTTTAGCGTATCGGGACAGGCGGCGGGCGTTGATCGACCGGCTGACGCGCCGGATTGTGGTGGGGAGCGGATGGCTGGTGTTGCTGGCGCTGCTGCTGATCTTTTTCTATCTGCTGTATGTGGTCATTCCCTTGTTTTCTCAGGCGTCGGTTCGCCAACTGGCACCGGTGGCTGTTGATATGCGCGAGCCGGCGTTGGCGCTGGGTATCAGTGACAATGGACGTTGGGCTTTCCGGGTGGATGCGGCTGGTTACGGTGAATTTATCGCGCTTGAACGCGGACAGGCGGTAGCGCGTGCGCCGTTAGCTAAGGCGGTAACGCTGGCCGCGATGAGTGTGGGTGAACGCCCACTATTGGTGCTGGGGCAGGCTGATGGCGCACTGAGCGTGGTGCGCCCGGAACTGCCGCTGTCTGGCGTGAGCACGCCGCAGTGGCGGCATCCTCTGGGCGAGCAACCTCTTCAGCTTGTCGGGGCGGTTCAACCGCTGCGGCAACTGGCGGTTACCGAGTCAGACGCGGTGCCGATAGTGGCGATAATTGACGGCGACAACCAGTTGCAACTCTATACGCTGACCACCGTTGGCGCGCAGTCCGTCTCGCAGGTCACGCTGACCGAACCTGTGGAGCAACTGGTGTTGACGCCGGACGGGCAGCAGCTTTATACCCTGAACGGTCATCGCCTGACGGTGTGGCGACTCCGTGAGCAAGTGCTTACCGCCCGTGAAACGGTGGTGCTGCCGGGAGCCGCGCCGTTGTCGTTGTCGCTGCTGGCAGGAGGGCATTCATTGCTGGTTAAATCCGCAGATGGGGATATCAGCCAATGGTCTGATATCCCAACCACTGTGGGTCCTCGCCTGAGTGAACTGCGCACGTTCCCTATTCATGGACGACAACTGCAACTGGTGACCGAACCGCGTCGCCGCGTGTTTGCCACCCTTGACCCGCAAGGGAATTTCTCACTGTTTGCCAGTAAACAATCCGACGAGTTGATCAGCACCTCGTTGGTGCCGCAGGCCCGGCTGGCGGTATTTTCTCCGCTTGGGCGGGCATTATTGGTTGAAACGGACTCTGGCTTGCAGCCCTATCAGCTCGATAACGCTTACCCGGATGTTGGCTGGCGTGGGTTGTGGCAACAGCTCTGGTATGAAAGCTATCCCGCAGCGGATTACGTCTGGCAGCCTACCGCCGCCGACGACAGTTATCAGGCCAAATTTAGTCTGGTTCCGCTGTTGGTTGGTACGTTCAAGGCGGCGCTCTATGCCATGCTGTTCGCAGCGCCACTGGCGCTGGCCGCGGCAATTTATACCGCCTGTTTTATGACGCCGACGTTGCGACGCTGGATCAAACCCGCGATGGAAATCATGGGCGCTTTGCCGACGGTGGTGATTGGGTTGATTGCCGCGCTGTGGCTGGCGCCGCACATGGCTACCTATCTGGCCGCGATTTTGCTATTGCCGCCGTTATGGGGGCTGGCGGTGTTGGGATGCGGCTGGTCACTGGAGCAATTACCTGCGCGCTGGCGCCGCGGCGTGTCGGCGGGGTGGGATGCGTTGCTGCTGATACCGGCGATGTTGTTGATGTTGGCGCTGGCGTGCTGGCTGGGACCCTGGCTGGAATTACGCTTGCTGGGGCAGCCGCTGTGGCAATGGATGGGCGATCATTTCAGCCAGCGTAATACGCTGGTGGCGGGGGTAGCGCTGGGGTTCGCGTTGATCCCGTTGATTTTTTCGCTGGCTGAAGATGCGCTGTTCAGCGTGCCGACCCGGTTGAGCCAGGGTTCGCTGGCGCTGGGCGCGACAGCCTGGCAAACGCTGTGGCGGGTGGTGCTGCCATCGGCCAGTTCCGGCATTTTTGCTGCCCTGATGCTCAGCTTTGGCCGTGCGGTGGGGGAAACCATGATTGTGCTGATGGCGACCGGCAATACGCCGGTGATGGACAATAGCCTGTTTCAGGGATTGCGATCACTGGCGGCCAATATTGCGATTGAAATGCCGGAAGCGGCGATGTCCAGTGCACACTACCGGGTGCTGTTTCTGGCTGCGCTGGTGCTGTTTATGTTTACCTTTGTGGTCAATTCGCTGGCGGAGGTGATTCGTCAGCGTCTGCGTCGTCGTTACCGCGATGAGGGAGACTTGTCATGA
- the pstA gene encoding phosphate ABC transporter permease PstA — translation MRRWFSTGTPWVWLTASAITFSLLAMVAVFALLVGQSVRYLWPQPVWLFSLHDAQGSLRQLIGERYDEQPLTRQQLTDAGIVNPPAEGATRYLLKTGWREFYGQSFQTLLSTSVIDASQPTDVLAVRRTANGIAYGYLDGMTEDGQPLVSDNLPSTLQQRIVLVRQWKARAQTLRQGEISRVNQQFGALRLQEGKLRRENRLSEQAQARLNAERIELEHHFNALNQQLIAINAEINRTAVWLRDAQGQRRTIPVSMIERAWYPNAMTISEKAQQTLQVLDTMLTRFEPDDSNPGQLLPAIFGTVLLVILMSVIVMPLGVVAAVYLHEYADNTSLTRWVRVAVANLAGVPSIVYGVFGLGFFVYLVGGTLDQLFYAESLPNPTFGTPGLLWASLTLALLTLPVVIVSTEEGLSRIPVSVRHGSLALGATRAETLWHVVLPMAVPAMMTGLILAVARAAGETAPLMLVGVVKSVPALPVDDIFPYLHLERKFMHLGFQIYDLAFQSPDVEAARPLVYTTALLLVLIVVALNLAAIGIRHVLREKYRAMSL, via the coding sequence ATGAGGCGATGGTTTAGCACCGGAACGCCCTGGGTATGGCTAACGGCGTCCGCCATCACCTTTAGTTTGCTTGCCATGGTGGCGGTGTTTGCGCTGCTGGTCGGGCAGAGTGTGCGCTATCTGTGGCCGCAACCGGTGTGGCTGTTTAGTCTGCATGATGCACAGGGGAGTCTGCGCCAGTTGATTGGTGAGCGTTACGACGAACAGCCGTTGACCCGACAACAATTGACGGATGCCGGCATCGTTAATCCGCCCGCAGAAGGCGCTACCCGTTATTTGCTTAAAACCGGGTGGCGGGAGTTTTACGGTCAGAGCTTCCAGACGCTGTTGTCTACTTCGGTGATCGATGCCAGTCAGCCAACCGACGTGCTGGCGGTGCGCCGTACCGCCAACGGCATAGCGTATGGTTATCTTGATGGCATGACCGAAGACGGGCAGCCACTGGTGTCTGACAACCTGCCATCGACATTGCAGCAACGTATTGTGCTGGTTCGGCAATGGAAAGCGCGTGCGCAGACCTTGCGACAGGGGGAGATAAGTCGGGTTAACCAGCAGTTCGGCGCGCTGAGGCTGCAGGAAGGGAAGCTACGCCGGGAAAACCGGTTGAGTGAACAGGCACAGGCGCGTCTTAACGCTGAACGTATCGAGCTGGAGCATCATTTCAACGCGCTTAACCAACAACTGATAGCGATCAATGCCGAGATTAACCGGACTGCCGTTTGGTTGCGGGACGCACAAGGGCAGCGGCGTACTATTCCGGTCAGCATGATCGAGCGGGCCTGGTATCCCAATGCGATGACCATTTCTGAAAAAGCGCAGCAGACTTTGCAGGTGTTGGACACCATGCTGACCCGCTTCGAGCCGGATGACAGTAACCCCGGTCAACTGTTGCCAGCGATTTTCGGCACGGTGCTGTTGGTTATTCTGATGTCGGTTATCGTGATGCCGCTGGGCGTGGTGGCCGCGGTCTATCTGCACGAGTACGCCGACAATACCAGCCTGACCCGCTGGGTGCGGGTTGCGGTGGCGAATCTGGCCGGGGTGCCGTCGATTGTCTACGGCGTGTTTGGGCTGGGTTTTTTTGTTTATCTGGTAGGCGGTACGCTGGATCAGCTGTTTTACGCCGAGTCGCTGCCTAACCCGACCTTTGGCACGCCGGGGCTGCTGTGGGCGTCGCTGACGCTGGCGCTGCTGACGCTGCCGGTGGTGATTGTGTCCACCGAGGAGGGGCTGTCGCGTATTCCTGTATCGGTGCGTCATGGTTCGCTGGCGCTGGGGGCGACACGGGCGGAAACCTTGTGGCACGTGGTGTTGCCGATGGCGGTGCCAGCGATGATGACCGGGCTGATTTTGGCGGTGGCGCGGGCGGCGGGAGAAACCGCGCCGCTAATGCTGGTCGGGGTGGTGAAATCGGTGCCGGCGTTACCGGTGGATGATATCTTCCCGTATCTGCATCTGGAGCGGAAATTCATGCACCTGGGGTTCCAGATTTACGATCTGGCGTTCCAGAGTCCGGATGTGGAAGCGGCTCGCCCGTTGGTGTATACCACCGCGCTGCTGCTGGTATTGATTGTGGTGGCGCTGAATCTGGCGGCTATCGGTATTCGCCATGTGCTGCGGGAAAAATACCGGGCGATGTCGCTCTAA